The following proteins come from a genomic window of Anopheles ziemanni chromosome 3, idAnoZiCoDA_A2_x.2, whole genome shotgun sequence:
- the LOC131289598 gene encoding uncharacterized protein LOC131289598 encodes MVHLLGFQLGNQWPPCSGNDNRLLSLFNLLCNTTQTTTITTRDACYGCFFRAGALVPGPAQLTAISQCASLYLINTSFSVCATNLAAIVTGFRPINVVSTGSTALDCYTGHCEFVQCVRRINGNMLINQCLLETLVNRDLNVEAQRIGFYVNATSCILARARCNTYNPITGQLQQPLNTPTGTTGRTGPNSLQISPTGDLRVIMFPLKVTVGDAFCSSRTFLDQSSFGNAIC; translated from the exons ATGGTCCACTTGCTTGGTTTCCAGCTGGGCAACCAGTGGCCACCTTGCTCTGGCAACGATAATCGGTTGCTCTCGCTGTTCAACCTGCTCTGTAATACAACCCAAACGACGACGATCACAACGCGAGACGCTTGTTACGGTTGCTTCTTTCGCGCAGGAGCGCTCGTGCCAGGTCCGGCCCAGCTGACCGCCATCAGTCAATGCGCATCGTTGTATCTTATAAACACCAGTTTTTCGGTTTGTGCGACAAATTTGGCA gcaattgtaaccggatttcGTCCCATCAACGTTGTATCGACGGGAAGCACTGCTTTGGATTGCTATACAGGCCATTGCGAGTTCGTTCAGTGTGTGCGAAGGATTAATGGGAACATGTTGATCAATCAATGTCTACTGGAGACCCTCGTAAACCGTGATCTCAACGTGGAAGCTCAGCGAATCGGATTCTACGTTAACGCTACGTCCTGCATTCTGGCGAGGGCTCGTTGCAACACGTACAATCCGATAACGGGACAGCTGCAGCAACCGCTGAATACTCCCACTGGCACAACTGGCAGGACTGGGCCTAATTCGCTGCAAATATCGCCAACTGGGGACCTTCGGGTAATAATGTTCCCATTGAAAGTAACCGTCGGAGACGCTTTCTGCTCTTCAAGAACGTTTCTCGATCAATCTTCATTTGGAAATGCGATATGTTGA